One segment of Danaus plexippus chromosome 18 unlocalized genomic scaffold, MEX_DaPlex mxdp_35, whole genome shotgun sequence DNA contains the following:
- the LOC116772872 gene encoding zinc finger C2HC domain-containing protein 1C isoform X1 gives MEGKISHSLDHSNWWEPDHWKMRSGQISTSLGEADPAEIRNGWLTLPDPKARFQQKQLQEREQKIASLYESQQARALDRVRHSPSNGLTSTTPTLPSPQTLPHQPGKVRQMFEERRTKAGIDKSYPLQPIQNTERTQPRKTMTNGLNKLTTKTADRKTLKTLTTSTHTVKKQNTTKVHKVGAAVNGSGDVNHNHELDLNTNTSVPRSNGEVQKDERDANDNTELIENETFPELALEQLTPRTTPDTNGNNNNKKSSPAATRPRSPVKSKPAAVTTPRKLTSDNKASRENSKPRGAMQRTVNSVLKKPLTASPQTSASKARSTTERSSEGACGVCGRHFAPDRLARHQDICRKTHSKKRKPFDVLKHRLAGTEAEPFINRLRKGPANTSSTKLQKPLNSTWRQKHEEFIQAIRAAKQVQAHLNAGGKLSDLPPPPPSENPDYVQCPHCKRRFNQAAADRHIPKCANFQFNKSKQPPKKR, from the exons ATGGAAGGCAAAATTTCACATTCTCTAGACCACAGTAACTGGTGGGAGCCAGATCATTGGAAGATGCGTTCTGGCCAGATATCCACGTCCCTGGGAGAGGCTGATCCAGCTGAAATAAGGAATGGTTGGCTCACATTACCTGACCCTAAG GCACGCTTCCAGCAGAAGCAATTACAGGAGCGCGAACAGAAGATCGCGTCTCTATACGAATCACAGCAAGCCAGGGCTCTGGACCGAGTGAGACACTCGCCAAGCAACGGACTCACCAGCACCACGCCTACACTACCATCACCACAGACCCTGCCTCATCAGCCGGGGAAG GTCCGTCAGATGTTTGAAGAGAGGCGAACCAAGGCCGGGATAGACAAGAGCTACCCTCTCCAACCGATACAGAACACGGAGCGGACACAGCCGCGCAAGACCATGACCAACGGCTTAAATAAACTGACAACCAAGACTGCTGACAGGAAAACGCTGAAAACGCTCACCACGAGCACACACACTGTCAAAAAACAGAACACTACGAAG GTCCATAAAGTCGGTGCGGCTGTGAACGGCTCCGGAGACGTCAACCACAACCACGAGCTGGACCTCAACACCAACACGTCTGTG CCTCGCAGCAACGGTGAAGTACAAAAAGATGAGAGAGACGCCAACGACAACACGGAGCTCATAGAGAACGAAACCTTCCCTGAACTAGCGCTGGAGCAGTTGACGCCGCGGACGACGCCAGACACGAACgggaacaataataataagaa GAGCAGTCCGGCAGCGACGAGGCCCAGGAGTCCAGTGAAGAGTAAGCCGGCAGCTGTCACAACACCCAGGAAACTGACCAGTGACAATAAG GCGTCCAGGGAGAACAGTAAGCCCCGGGGGGCGATGCAGCGGACGGTCAACTCG GTACTTAAAAAACCTCTCACTgcg AGTCCACAGACCTCCGCCTCGAAGGCGCGCTCGACCACCGAGAGGTCTAGTGAAGGGGCGTGCGGCGTCTGCGGGCGGCACTTCGCCCCCGACAGACTCGCCAGGCACCAGGACATCTGCCGCAAGACACACTCCAAGAAGAGGAAGCCCTTCGACGTGCTCAAACACAGACTAGCG GGCACGGAAGCCGAGCCGTTCATCAACCGACTCCGCAAGGGACCCGCCAACACCTCCTCCACCAAGCTGCAGAAGCCTCTGAACAGTACGTGGAGACAGAAACACGAGGAGTTCATCCAGGCGATACGAGCCGCCAAGCAAGTTCAGGCGCATCTCAACGCTGGAG GTAAGTTGAGCGACCTGCCGCCGCCTCCTCCGTCCGAGAACCCGGACTACGTCCAGTGTCCTCACTGCAAGAGACGCTTCAACCAAGCCGCCGCCGACAGACACATCCCCAAGTGCGCCAACTTTCAATTCAACAAAAGTAAACAACCGCCCAAAAAACGATAA
- the LOC116772872 gene encoding zinc finger C2HC domain-containing protein 1C isoform X3 codes for MEGKISHSLDHSNWWEPDHWKMRSGQISTSLGEADPAEIRNGWLTLPDPKARFQQKQLQEREQKIASLYESQQARALDRVRHSPSNGLTSTTPTLPSPQTLPHQPGKVRQMFEERRTKAGIDKSYPLQPIQNTERTQPRKTMTNGLNKLTTKTADRKTLKTLTTSTHTVKKQNTTKVHKVGAAVNGSGDVNHNHELDLNTNTSVPRSNGEVQKDERDANDNTELIENETFPELALEQLTPRTTPDTNGNNNNKKSSPAATRPRSPVKSKPAAVTTPRKLTSDNKASRENSKPRGAMQRTVNSSPQTSASKARSTTERSSEGACGVCGRHFAPDRLARHQDICRKTHSKKRKPFDVLKHRLAGTEAEPFINRLRKGPANTSSTKLQKPLNSTWRQKHEEFIQAIRAAKQVQAHLNAGGKLSDLPPPPPSENPDYVQCPHCKRRFNQAAADRHIPKCANFQFNKSKQPPKKR; via the exons ATGGAAGGCAAAATTTCACATTCTCTAGACCACAGTAACTGGTGGGAGCCAGATCATTGGAAGATGCGTTCTGGCCAGATATCCACGTCCCTGGGAGAGGCTGATCCAGCTGAAATAAGGAATGGTTGGCTCACATTACCTGACCCTAAG GCACGCTTCCAGCAGAAGCAATTACAGGAGCGCGAACAGAAGATCGCGTCTCTATACGAATCACAGCAAGCCAGGGCTCTGGACCGAGTGAGACACTCGCCAAGCAACGGACTCACCAGCACCACGCCTACACTACCATCACCACAGACCCTGCCTCATCAGCCGGGGAAG GTCCGTCAGATGTTTGAAGAGAGGCGAACCAAGGCCGGGATAGACAAGAGCTACCCTCTCCAACCGATACAGAACACGGAGCGGACACAGCCGCGCAAGACCATGACCAACGGCTTAAATAAACTGACAACCAAGACTGCTGACAGGAAAACGCTGAAAACGCTCACCACGAGCACACACACTGTCAAAAAACAGAACACTACGAAG GTCCATAAAGTCGGTGCGGCTGTGAACGGCTCCGGAGACGTCAACCACAACCACGAGCTGGACCTCAACACCAACACGTCTGTG CCTCGCAGCAACGGTGAAGTACAAAAAGATGAGAGAGACGCCAACGACAACACGGAGCTCATAGAGAACGAAACCTTCCCTGAACTAGCGCTGGAGCAGTTGACGCCGCGGACGACGCCAGACACGAACgggaacaataataataagaa GAGCAGTCCGGCAGCGACGAGGCCCAGGAGTCCAGTGAAGAGTAAGCCGGCAGCTGTCACAACACCCAGGAAACTGACCAGTGACAATAAG GCGTCCAGGGAGAACAGTAAGCCCCGGGGGGCGATGCAGCGGACGGTCAACTCG AGTCCACAGACCTCCGCCTCGAAGGCGCGCTCGACCACCGAGAGGTCTAGTGAAGGGGCGTGCGGCGTCTGCGGGCGGCACTTCGCCCCCGACAGACTCGCCAGGCACCAGGACATCTGCCGCAAGACACACTCCAAGAAGAGGAAGCCCTTCGACGTGCTCAAACACAGACTAGCG GGCACGGAAGCCGAGCCGTTCATCAACCGACTCCGCAAGGGACCCGCCAACACCTCCTCCACCAAGCTGCAGAAGCCTCTGAACAGTACGTGGAGACAGAAACACGAGGAGTTCATCCAGGCGATACGAGCCGCCAAGCAAGTTCAGGCGCATCTCAACGCTGGAG GTAAGTTGAGCGACCTGCCGCCGCCTCCTCCGTCCGAGAACCCGGACTACGTCCAGTGTCCTCACTGCAAGAGACGCTTCAACCAAGCCGCCGCCGACAGACACATCCCCAAGTGCGCCAACTTTCAATTCAACAAAAGTAAACAACCGCCCAAAAAACGATAA
- the LOC116772872 gene encoding zinc finger C2HC domain-containing protein 1C isoform X2 — translation MEGKISHSLDHSNWWEPDHWKMRSGQISTSLGEADPAEIRNGWLTLPDPKARFQQKQLQEREQKIASLYESQQARALDRVRHSPSNGLTSTTPTLPSPQTLPHQPGKVRQMFEERRTKAGIDKSYPLQPIQNTERTQPRKTMTNGLNKLTTKTADRKTLKTLTTSTHTVKKQNTTKVHKVGAAVNGSGDVNHNHELDLNTNTSVPRSNGEVQKDERDANDNTELIENETFPELALEQLTPRTTPDTNGNNNNKNSPAATRPRSPVKSKPAAVTTPRKLTSDNKASRENSKPRGAMQRTVNSVLKKPLTASPQTSASKARSTTERSSEGACGVCGRHFAPDRLARHQDICRKTHSKKRKPFDVLKHRLAGTEAEPFINRLRKGPANTSSTKLQKPLNSTWRQKHEEFIQAIRAAKQVQAHLNAGGKLSDLPPPPPSENPDYVQCPHCKRRFNQAAADRHIPKCANFQFNKSKQPPKKR, via the exons ATGGAAGGCAAAATTTCACATTCTCTAGACCACAGTAACTGGTGGGAGCCAGATCATTGGAAGATGCGTTCTGGCCAGATATCCACGTCCCTGGGAGAGGCTGATCCAGCTGAAATAAGGAATGGTTGGCTCACATTACCTGACCCTAAG GCACGCTTCCAGCAGAAGCAATTACAGGAGCGCGAACAGAAGATCGCGTCTCTATACGAATCACAGCAAGCCAGGGCTCTGGACCGAGTGAGACACTCGCCAAGCAACGGACTCACCAGCACCACGCCTACACTACCATCACCACAGACCCTGCCTCATCAGCCGGGGAAG GTCCGTCAGATGTTTGAAGAGAGGCGAACCAAGGCCGGGATAGACAAGAGCTACCCTCTCCAACCGATACAGAACACGGAGCGGACACAGCCGCGCAAGACCATGACCAACGGCTTAAATAAACTGACAACCAAGACTGCTGACAGGAAAACGCTGAAAACGCTCACCACGAGCACACACACTGTCAAAAAACAGAACACTACGAAG GTCCATAAAGTCGGTGCGGCTGTGAACGGCTCCGGAGACGTCAACCACAACCACGAGCTGGACCTCAACACCAACACGTCTGTG CCTCGCAGCAACGGTGAAGTACAAAAAGATGAGAGAGACGCCAACGACAACACGGAGCTCATAGAGAACGAAACCTTCCCTGAACTAGCGCTGGAGCAGTTGACGCCGCGGACGACGCCAGACACGAACgggaacaataataataagaa CAGTCCGGCAGCGACGAGGCCCAGGAGTCCAGTGAAGAGTAAGCCGGCAGCTGTCACAACACCCAGGAAACTGACCAGTGACAATAAG GCGTCCAGGGAGAACAGTAAGCCCCGGGGGGCGATGCAGCGGACGGTCAACTCG GTACTTAAAAAACCTCTCACTgcg AGTCCACAGACCTCCGCCTCGAAGGCGCGCTCGACCACCGAGAGGTCTAGTGAAGGGGCGTGCGGCGTCTGCGGGCGGCACTTCGCCCCCGACAGACTCGCCAGGCACCAGGACATCTGCCGCAAGACACACTCCAAGAAGAGGAAGCCCTTCGACGTGCTCAAACACAGACTAGCG GGCACGGAAGCCGAGCCGTTCATCAACCGACTCCGCAAGGGACCCGCCAACACCTCCTCCACCAAGCTGCAGAAGCCTCTGAACAGTACGTGGAGACAGAAACACGAGGAGTTCATCCAGGCGATACGAGCCGCCAAGCAAGTTCAGGCGCATCTCAACGCTGGAG GTAAGTTGAGCGACCTGCCGCCGCCTCCTCCGTCCGAGAACCCGGACTACGTCCAGTGTCCTCACTGCAAGAGACGCTTCAACCAAGCCGCCGCCGACAGACACATCCCCAAGTGCGCCAACTTTCAATTCAACAAAAGTAAACAACCGCCCAAAAAACGATAA
- the LOC116772872 gene encoding zinc finger C2HC domain-containing protein 1C isoform X4, which produces MRSGQISTSLGEADPAEIRNGWLTLPDPKARFQQKQLQEREQKIASLYESQQARALDRVRHSPSNGLTSTTPTLPSPQTLPHQPGKVRQMFEERRTKAGIDKSYPLQPIQNTERTQPRKTMTNGLNKLTTKTADRKTLKTLTTSTHTVKKQNTTKVHKVGAAVNGSGDVNHNHELDLNTNTSVQPRSNGEVQKDERDANDNTELIENETFPELALEQLTPRTTPDTNGNNNNKKSSPAATRPRSPVKSKPAAVTTPRKLTSDNKASRENSKPRGAMQRTVNSVLKKPLTASPQTSASKARSTTERSSEGACGVCGRHFAPDRLARHQDICRKTHSKKRKPFDVLKHRLAGTEAEPFINRLRKGPANTSSTKLQKPLNSTWRQKHEEFIQAIRAAKQVQAHLNAGGKLSDLPPPPPSENPDYVQCPHCKRRFNQAAADRHIPKCANFQFNKSKQPPKKR; this is translated from the exons ATGCGTTCTGGCCAGATATCCACGTCCCTGGGAGAGGCTGATCCAGCTGAAATAAGGAATGGTTGGCTCACATTACCTGACCCTAAG GCACGCTTCCAGCAGAAGCAATTACAGGAGCGCGAACAGAAGATCGCGTCTCTATACGAATCACAGCAAGCCAGGGCTCTGGACCGAGTGAGACACTCGCCAAGCAACGGACTCACCAGCACCACGCCTACACTACCATCACCACAGACCCTGCCTCATCAGCCGGGGAAG GTCCGTCAGATGTTTGAAGAGAGGCGAACCAAGGCCGGGATAGACAAGAGCTACCCTCTCCAACCGATACAGAACACGGAGCGGACACAGCCGCGCAAGACCATGACCAACGGCTTAAATAAACTGACAACCAAGACTGCTGACAGGAAAACGCTGAAAACGCTCACCACGAGCACACACACTGTCAAAAAACAGAACACTACGAAG GTCCATAAAGTCGGTGCGGCTGTGAACGGCTCCGGAGACGTCAACCACAACCACGAGCTGGACCTCAACACCAACACGTCTGTG CAGCCTCGCAGCAACGGTGAAGTACAAAAAGATGAGAGAGACGCCAACGACAACACGGAGCTCATAGAGAACGAAACCTTCCCTGAACTAGCGCTGGAGCAGTTGACGCCGCGGACGACGCCAGACACGAACgggaacaataataataagaa GAGCAGTCCGGCAGCGACGAGGCCCAGGAGTCCAGTGAAGAGTAAGCCGGCAGCTGTCACAACACCCAGGAAACTGACCAGTGACAATAAG GCGTCCAGGGAGAACAGTAAGCCCCGGGGGGCGATGCAGCGGACGGTCAACTCG GTACTTAAAAAACCTCTCACTgcg AGTCCACAGACCTCCGCCTCGAAGGCGCGCTCGACCACCGAGAGGTCTAGTGAAGGGGCGTGCGGCGTCTGCGGGCGGCACTTCGCCCCCGACAGACTCGCCAGGCACCAGGACATCTGCCGCAAGACACACTCCAAGAAGAGGAAGCCCTTCGACGTGCTCAAACACAGACTAGCG GGCACGGAAGCCGAGCCGTTCATCAACCGACTCCGCAAGGGACCCGCCAACACCTCCTCCACCAAGCTGCAGAAGCCTCTGAACAGTACGTGGAGACAGAAACACGAGGAGTTCATCCAGGCGATACGAGCCGCCAAGCAAGTTCAGGCGCATCTCAACGCTGGAG GTAAGTTGAGCGACCTGCCGCCGCCTCCTCCGTCCGAGAACCCGGACTACGTCCAGTGTCCTCACTGCAAGAGACGCTTCAACCAAGCCGCCGCCGACAGACACATCCCCAAGTGCGCCAACTTTCAATTCAACAAAAGTAAACAACCGCCCAAAAAACGATAA
- the LOC116772872 gene encoding zinc finger C2HC domain-containing protein 1C isoform X5 produces MERNGGSRLLQMQARFQQKQLQEREQKIASLYESQQARALDRVRHSPSNGLTSTTPTLPSPQTLPHQPGKVRQMFEERRTKAGIDKSYPLQPIQNTERTQPRKTMTNGLNKLTTKTADRKTLKTLTTSTHTVKKQNTTKVHKVGAAVNGSGDVNHNHELDLNTNTSVQPRSNGEVQKDERDANDNTELIENETFPELALEQLTPRTTPDTNGNNNNKKSSPAATRPRSPVKSKPAAVTTPRKLTSDNKASRENSKPRGAMQRTVNSVLKKPLTASPQTSASKARSTTERSSEGACGVCGRHFAPDRLARHQDICRKTHSKKRKPFDVLKHRLAGTEAEPFINRLRKGPANTSSTKLQKPLNSTWRQKHEEFIQAIRAAKQVQAHLNAGGKLSDLPPPPPSENPDYVQCPHCKRRFNQAAADRHIPKCANFQFNKSKQPPKKR; encoded by the exons GCACGCTTCCAGCAGAAGCAATTACAGGAGCGCGAACAGAAGATCGCGTCTCTATACGAATCACAGCAAGCCAGGGCTCTGGACCGAGTGAGACACTCGCCAAGCAACGGACTCACCAGCACCACGCCTACACTACCATCACCACAGACCCTGCCTCATCAGCCGGGGAAG GTCCGTCAGATGTTTGAAGAGAGGCGAACCAAGGCCGGGATAGACAAGAGCTACCCTCTCCAACCGATACAGAACACGGAGCGGACACAGCCGCGCAAGACCATGACCAACGGCTTAAATAAACTGACAACCAAGACTGCTGACAGGAAAACGCTGAAAACGCTCACCACGAGCACACACACTGTCAAAAAACAGAACACTACGAAG GTCCATAAAGTCGGTGCGGCTGTGAACGGCTCCGGAGACGTCAACCACAACCACGAGCTGGACCTCAACACCAACACGTCTGTG CAGCCTCGCAGCAACGGTGAAGTACAAAAAGATGAGAGAGACGCCAACGACAACACGGAGCTCATAGAGAACGAAACCTTCCCTGAACTAGCGCTGGAGCAGTTGACGCCGCGGACGACGCCAGACACGAACgggaacaataataataagaa GAGCAGTCCGGCAGCGACGAGGCCCAGGAGTCCAGTGAAGAGTAAGCCGGCAGCTGTCACAACACCCAGGAAACTGACCAGTGACAATAAG GCGTCCAGGGAGAACAGTAAGCCCCGGGGGGCGATGCAGCGGACGGTCAACTCG GTACTTAAAAAACCTCTCACTgcg AGTCCACAGACCTCCGCCTCGAAGGCGCGCTCGACCACCGAGAGGTCTAGTGAAGGGGCGTGCGGCGTCTGCGGGCGGCACTTCGCCCCCGACAGACTCGCCAGGCACCAGGACATCTGCCGCAAGACACACTCCAAGAAGAGGAAGCCCTTCGACGTGCTCAAACACAGACTAGCG GGCACGGAAGCCGAGCCGTTCATCAACCGACTCCGCAAGGGACCCGCCAACACCTCCTCCACCAAGCTGCAGAAGCCTCTGAACAGTACGTGGAGACAGAAACACGAGGAGTTCATCCAGGCGATACGAGCCGCCAAGCAAGTTCAGGCGCATCTCAACGCTGGAG GTAAGTTGAGCGACCTGCCGCCGCCTCCTCCGTCCGAGAACCCGGACTACGTCCAGTGTCCTCACTGCAAGAGACGCTTCAACCAAGCCGCCGCCGACAGACACATCCCCAAGTGCGCCAACTTTCAATTCAACAAAAGTAAACAACCGCCCAAAAAACGATAA
- the LOC116772930 gene encoding amino acid transporter heavy chain SLC3A1 isoform X2, with protein sequence MADAKFVVEDHRNGDAKIELDANKRFTGLTKEELMKYADDPFWVRLRWFMFVLFWSLWLCMLAGAIAIIVRAPRCVAPEPKTRYETGPLVDLDLADYTTAESHLDTLQQYQVSGLFASTCQTTYEVLEDSSCLDKFKQFADKAKNYGIKVIVDLTANFVSTSHPWFQQSENRSEQFSEYFIWVKSDEHDPELNTTIPKPPNDWVSTVNTGAWSWSEKRKEFYLHQYGEGLADLNFHNPNVVKQFDEVIRLWMKAGAGGIRLHNVRQLLVSSPPLSELPHTGAGSTPGADHSQYPFWRHSRTSDQPQLDSLLAHWSYIVEQASSEPTVFTLAEPSRPELFMLQRNTSCLRPASGAPVDLARPGAAKLLAERLSRWPAIQLTDDKSDEETAVFSMLLPAAPVMVLEQLAGDDNDTTPSESLKHAISLRTDASVQHGAWVVTDAPVHNSSDTMLAVARWKADHSGYVSVYNPGASGLVSLSSVRSLPSSLAVHHVSRNTKLASNYTSNQAVETASVFVPGKSAVIFSYVPKDGAEN encoded by the exons ATGGCGGACGCCAAGTTTGTGGTCGAGGATCACAGGAACGGGGACGCCAAGATTGAGCTGGACGCGAACAAGAGG TTCACGGGCCTGACCAAGGAGGAGCTGATGAAGTACGCGGACGACCCGTTCTGGGTCCGTCTCCGCTGGTTCATGTTCGTGTTGTTCTGGTCTCTGTGGCTGTGTATGCTGGCCGGGGCCATAGCCATCATTGTGAGAGCTCCCAGGTGTGTCGCGCCGGAGCCTAAGACCAG GTACGAGACAGGTCCTCTAGTTGATCTGGATCTCGCTGACTACACCACGGCGGAGTCTCATCTAGACACTCTCCAGCAATACCAGGTGTCTGGGCTGTTCGCCTCCACCTGTCAGACTACCTACGAGGTGCTCGAAGACAGCTCCTGTCTAGACAAGTTCAAACAGTTTGCTGATAAAGCCAAGAACTATGGAATCAA GGTCATAGTAGACCTGACAGCCAACTTCGTCTCCACCAGTCATCCTTGGTTCCAACAGAGTGAGAACCGTTCAGAGCAGTTCTCGGAGTACTTCATCTGGGTGAAGAGTGATGAACATGATCCCGAACTCAACACCACCATACCCAAACCACCTAATGATTGG GTGTCCACAGTGAACACTGGTGCATGGTCTTGGAGTGAGAAAAGGAAGGAATTCTATCTTCACCAGTATGGCGAGGGACTTGCTGACCTCAACTTCCACAACCCTAATGTAGTCAAACAGTTTGATGAGGTCATCAGACTGTGGATGAAGGCCGGAGCCGGTGGCATCAG gTTGCACAACGTCCGTCAGCTGTTAGTGAGCAGTCCTCCTCTGTCTGAGCTGCCTCACACGGGCGCCGGGAGCACGCCGGGGGCGGACCACTCGCAGTACCCCTTCTGGAGACACTCTCGGACTTCGGACCAGCCACAGCTGGACTCGCTGCTGGCTCACTGGTCGTACATCGTGGAGCAAGCTTCCTCTG AGCCGACGGTGTTCACGTTAGCGGAACCTTCCCGGCCGGAGCTGTTCATGCTGCAAAGGAACACGAGTTGTCTCCGGCCCGCCAGCGGGGCACCCGTCGACCTGGCGCGGCCCGGGGCGGCCAAGCTCCTCGCTGAGCGACTGTCCCGCTGGCCCGCCATACag TTGACTGATGATAAGTCGGACGAGGAGACGGCCGTGTTCTCCATGCTGCTGCCGGCCGCACCTGTCATGGTCTTGGAACAACTGGCTGGGGATGACAATGATACTACCCCC AGCGAGAGTTTGAAGCACGCGATATCACTGCGTACCGACGCCAGTGTGCAGCACGGAGCGTGGGTTGTGACTGACGCACCCGTTCACAACTCCAGCGACACGATGCTGGCCGTCGCCAG ATGGAAGGCGGACCACTCCGGCTACGTGTCGGTGTATAACCCCGGCGCCTCTGGGCTCGTGTCTCTCTCTTCAGTCCGCTCTCTGCCGTCTTCCCTCGCGGTGCATCACGTGTCGAGGAACACCAAGCTCGCCTCCAA ttacacCAGTAACCAGGCCGTGGAGACGGCGAGCGTGTTCGTCCCGGGCAAGTCGGCGGTGATCTTCTCGTACGTGCCGAAAGATGGCGCTGAAAACTGA
- the LOC116772930 gene encoding uncharacterized protein LOC116772930 isoform X1 → MSETRKNHLTIDGAQSKEEDHVASYKPIPESDTEFRTSKSSLHKSRDKVSADEAEERLLQKEEEAKITTRVDMADAKFVVEDHRNGDAKIELDANKRFTGLTKEELMKYADDPFWVRLRWFMFVLFWSLWLCMLAGAIAIIVRAPRCVAPEPKTRYETGPLVDLDLADYTTAESHLDTLQQYQVSGLFASTCQTTYEVLEDSSCLDKFKQFADKAKNYGIKVIVDLTANFVSTSHPWFQQSENRSEQFSEYFIWVKSDEHDPELNTTIPKPPNDWVSTVNTGAWSWSEKRKEFYLHQYGEGLADLNFHNPNVVKQFDEVIRLWMKAGAGGIRLHNVRQLLVSSPPLSELPHTGAGSTPGADHSQYPFWRHSRTSDQPQLDSLLAHWSYIVEQASSEPTVFTLAEPSRPELFMLQRNTSCLRPASGAPVDLARPGAAKLLAERLSRWPAIQLTDDKSDEETAVFSMLLPAAPVMVLEQLAGDDNDTTPSESLKHAISLRTDASVQHGAWVVTDAPVHNSSDTMLAVARWKADHSGYVSVYNPGASGLVSLSSVRSLPSSLAVHHVSRNTKLASNYTSNQAVETASVFVPGKSAVIFSYVPKDGAEN, encoded by the exons AATTCCGTACATCAAAGTCGAGTCTGCACAAGTCCAGGGACAAGGTCTCCGCAGACGAGGCCGAAGAGAGACTACTACAGAAGGAGGAGGAGGCGAAGATAACGACCAGGGTCGACATGGCGGACGCCAAGTTTGTGGTCGAGGATCACAGGAACGGGGACGCCAAGATTGAGCTGGACGCGAACAAGAGG TTCACGGGCCTGACCAAGGAGGAGCTGATGAAGTACGCGGACGACCCGTTCTGGGTCCGTCTCCGCTGGTTCATGTTCGTGTTGTTCTGGTCTCTGTGGCTGTGTATGCTGGCCGGGGCCATAGCCATCATTGTGAGAGCTCCCAGGTGTGTCGCGCCGGAGCCTAAGACCAG GTACGAGACAGGTCCTCTAGTTGATCTGGATCTCGCTGACTACACCACGGCGGAGTCTCATCTAGACACTCTCCAGCAATACCAGGTGTCTGGGCTGTTCGCCTCCACCTGTCAGACTACCTACGAGGTGCTCGAAGACAGCTCCTGTCTAGACAAGTTCAAACAGTTTGCTGATAAAGCCAAGAACTATGGAATCAA GGTCATAGTAGACCTGACAGCCAACTTCGTCTCCACCAGTCATCCTTGGTTCCAACAGAGTGAGAACCGTTCAGAGCAGTTCTCGGAGTACTTCATCTGGGTGAAGAGTGATGAACATGATCCCGAACTCAACACCACCATACCCAAACCACCTAATGATTGG GTGTCCACAGTGAACACTGGTGCATGGTCTTGGAGTGAGAAAAGGAAGGAATTCTATCTTCACCAGTATGGCGAGGGACTTGCTGACCTCAACTTCCACAACCCTAATGTAGTCAAACAGTTTGATGAGGTCATCAGACTGTGGATGAAGGCCGGAGCCGGTGGCATCAG gTTGCACAACGTCCGTCAGCTGTTAGTGAGCAGTCCTCCTCTGTCTGAGCTGCCTCACACGGGCGCCGGGAGCACGCCGGGGGCGGACCACTCGCAGTACCCCTTCTGGAGACACTCTCGGACTTCGGACCAGCCACAGCTGGACTCGCTGCTGGCTCACTGGTCGTACATCGTGGAGCAAGCTTCCTCTG AGCCGACGGTGTTCACGTTAGCGGAACCTTCCCGGCCGGAGCTGTTCATGCTGCAAAGGAACACGAGTTGTCTCCGGCCCGCCAGCGGGGCACCCGTCGACCTGGCGCGGCCCGGGGCGGCCAAGCTCCTCGCTGAGCGACTGTCCCGCTGGCCCGCCATACag TTGACTGATGATAAGTCGGACGAGGAGACGGCCGTGTTCTCCATGCTGCTGCCGGCCGCACCTGTCATGGTCTTGGAACAACTGGCTGGGGATGACAATGATACTACCCCC AGCGAGAGTTTGAAGCACGCGATATCACTGCGTACCGACGCCAGTGTGCAGCACGGAGCGTGGGTTGTGACTGACGCACCCGTTCACAACTCCAGCGACACGATGCTGGCCGTCGCCAG ATGGAAGGCGGACCACTCCGGCTACGTGTCGGTGTATAACCCCGGCGCCTCTGGGCTCGTGTCTCTCTCTTCAGTCCGCTCTCTGCCGTCTTCCCTCGCGGTGCATCACGTGTCGAGGAACACCAAGCTCGCCTCCAA ttacacCAGTAACCAGGCCGTGGAGACGGCGAGCGTGTTCGTCCCGGGCAAGTCGGCGGTGATCTTCTCGTACGTGCCGAAAGATGGCGCTGAAAACTGA